GCTGTTTTTAATGCGATTGCTTTCATATTGATTTTTATTGGTTGGTTGACTAAAAAAAAATTAATGTTCTTATAACAAATTTAGAAAGATTTATACAGTATAAACGGTTCGTTATAACGGAAAAACAGTATTGATGCAATAATCAGCCCACATTTCAGACAAACGTTGGATAAAAGCTTATCAGATATTACCGTATTATTAACTGAAGTCCGTGAGCCGTACAGGCTATATTTTTGAGCCGTATAAGAAACCTTTATCTTTTCTGAACCTGTACTTTTGTCATATGAAAAACAGTATACAAATTCAGTTGGGCCATAACGGCCCGTTCGTGTCAGGGCTTGGTTTAGGCTGCATGCGCATGTCTTCCATCTGGGGCGGCCCTGCTCCTGACGAAGCAGAAAGCATCGCTACCATCCGTGAGGCACTGGACCGGGGCATTAATTTTTTGAATACCGGGGATTTTTACGGGGCGGGCCATAATGAGATGCTTATAGGCAAAGCCATCAAAGGCAGGCGTGATGATGCCTTTATCAGTGTAAAATTCGGTGCCGTTTTTCACAATGGCCAGTGGCTGGGAATGGACCTGCGCCCTCTTGCCATTAAAAATTTCATCAACTATTCCCTGACGCGCCTCGGTATTGAAACCATCGACCTGTACCAGCCAAGCCGTATGGACAACAGTGTTCCGGTGGAAGATATTATCGGGACGGTTGCTGATCTGGTTACAGAAGGCAAAGTGCGCCACATCGGAGTTTCTGAGGTTTCAGCCGAACAGCTTCGGAAAGCCGACAGCATCCATCCTATCAGTGCGCTTGAAATAGGCTATTCACTGGCCGACCGGCAGATAGAGAAGGAAATTTTACCGGCAGCAAGGGAATTGGGTATTGCGGTAATCGCTTTTGCCAATACTGCGGAAGGTTTACTTACCGGCGAAATGAAGGCACCGCTTGCCACAGATGATTACCGTAACCATTTTCCACGTT
The sequence above is a segment of the Chryseobacterium sp. JJR-5R genome. Coding sequences within it:
- a CDS encoding aldo/keto reductase, translating into MKNSIQIQLGHNGPFVSGLGLGCMRMSSIWGGPAPDEAESIATIREALDRGINFLNTGDFYGAGHNEMLIGKAIKGRRDDAFISVKFGAVFHNGQWLGMDLRPLAIKNFINYSLTRLGIETIDLYQPSRMDNSVPVEDIIGTVADLVTEGKVRHIGVSEVSAEQLRKADSIHPISALEIGYSLADRQIEKEILPAARELGIAVIAFANTAEGLLTGEMKAPLATDDYRNHFPRFQDENLIKNLEKVEVLKNLARHKGCTPTQLAIAWVKEQGDYIMPLVSMSRRTRLPENIAAMNIVLSLEEMNLLNTTFATGAVLGNTYLER